A single region of the Gemmatimonadales bacterium genome encodes:
- a CDS encoding zf-HC2 domain-containing protein, giving the protein MLHIPEDRLHAYLDQGLERLECVEIESHLAECTRCQTLRDSIAALRDRTTALLARAAPRRRLPPPSAEIRRIADERLARRQRRLHRVAWAASVVAALGVGWGASVLVRPTERHSIDPSAPRMADLPGSLAETPRLADAPSPPTTAPMLAAEPEQPADTSARSPAERHATSSTRAAPHSAPAQRHRASGHTRSSTDQLAARSSGGGAAHAGRDIDQHTAAELTTIGQIPKDAQLEVGRMWRTVSWDGAKDAAGDAPPRIDGLPVVEVQVQGGDSGKRPLMVVAQQLKSGEVIRTIEGPAADVSVLLGTHPASVSSESASAPVQAHSAPEGFGSALALRRGDRMVAVTGSLPKDSLRAMMNRLLRMGRR; this is encoded by the coding sequence ATGTTGCACATTCCTGAAGACCGTCTGCACGCCTACCTCGATCAGGGTCTCGAGCGGCTCGAGTGCGTCGAGATCGAGAGTCATCTGGCCGAGTGTACCCGCTGTCAGACCCTGCGTGACAGCATCGCCGCGCTACGCGACCGCACCACGGCGCTCCTCGCCCGCGCGGCGCCGCGCCGACGCCTCCCGCCGCCCAGCGCGGAGATCCGCCGGATCGCCGACGAGCGGCTCGCCCGGCGCCAGCGCCGACTGCATCGCGTGGCATGGGCCGCGAGCGTGGTTGCGGCACTGGGCGTGGGGTGGGGGGCGAGTGTCCTGGTCCGCCCGACCGAACGGCACTCGATCGACCCGAGCGCCCCGCGTATGGCTGACCTTCCGGGTTCCCTCGCCGAGACACCGCGCCTGGCCGACGCACCCTCACCGCCGACCACCGCCCCCATGCTCGCGGCCGAACCTGAGCAGCCGGCCGATACGTCGGCGCGAAGCCCAGCCGAGCGTCACGCGACCTCTTCCACGCGTGCGGCGCCTCATTCGGCACCGGCCCAGCGCCACCGCGCGAGCGGCCACACGCGAAGCAGCACTGACCAACTCGCCGCCCGGAGCTCAGGCGGCGGTGCCGCGCACGCCGGACGCGACATTGATCAGCACACGGCGGCGGAGTTGACCACCATCGGGCAGATTCCGAAGGACGCGCAGCTCGAAGTGGGCCGCATGTGGCGCACGGTGTCATGGGACGGCGCCAAGGACGCGGCGGGCGATGCGCCGCCGCGCATCGATGGACTTCCCGTGGTCGAGGTACAGGTTCAGGGCGGCGATAGCGGCAAGCGGCCGCTCATGGTCGTGGCGCAGCAGCTCAAGTCGGGCGAAGTGATCCGCACAATTGAAGGGCCGGCCGCGGATGTCTCGGTGCTGCTCGGCACACACCCCGCGTCGGTGAGCAGCGAATCCGCGTCGGCCCCGGTGCAGGCGCACTCTGCACCTGAAGGCTTCGGAAGCGCGCTCGCGCTCCGTCGCGGCGACCGCATGGTCGCGGTGACCGGCAGCCTGCCGAAGGATTCGCTTCGGGCAATGATGAACAGGTTGTTGAGGATGGGAAGGCGTTAG
- a CDS encoding MBL fold metallo-hydrolase, whose amino-acid sequence MEGQQGGRVQAVRQHRVHLRLTRYGPTVVAVLLALCAVPVAWGADLLGAVPSRAASAAVFPIRALAPGVYAVIGDTGRGSEGRPNAGFMVTDDGVVVIDAEGSPRDGRTLLRTIQSVTRQPIRWLVLTHHHPDHMFGAIVFRRAGAKVIAHPDRRTLASAGGFDALEKDWTRVAGRDAMRGFAYADKPDVPVTGTDTLELGGKTFVIMHPGAPHTAGDLMVWLPAARVLFAGDVLIEDGITMIVDGSSPALLQALATIDSLDPKVSVPGHGAIPANPLTLIEKTRAYITGLRAEMRKAVEQNVPMQRALAALPPPDETRPVSVNSRRRRNAVRVYLEMEKDVMGLGPDTAQ is encoded by the coding sequence ATGGAAGGACAACAAGGGGGGCGTGTTCAAGCAGTCCGTCAACATCGCGTTCACCTCCGCCTGACCCGGTACGGCCCCACGGTTGTCGCAGTCCTCCTCGCGCTCTGCGCGGTGCCCGTCGCCTGGGGCGCCGATTTGCTGGGTGCCGTGCCGTCGCGCGCCGCATCGGCGGCCGTATTTCCGATTCGGGCACTTGCACCGGGCGTGTACGCGGTCATCGGTGACACTGGACGCGGTTCGGAGGGGCGGCCGAACGCGGGATTCATGGTCACCGATGACGGTGTCGTCGTGATCGATGCCGAAGGAAGTCCGCGTGACGGGCGAACGCTGCTCAGAACCATCCAATCGGTCACCCGGCAGCCGATCCGATGGCTCGTTCTCACCCACCACCACCCGGATCACATGTTCGGCGCGATCGTGTTTCGCCGGGCGGGCGCGAAGGTGATCGCGCATCCCGACCGGCGGACGCTCGCCTCGGCCGGCGGCTTCGACGCGCTGGAGAAGGATTGGACCCGGGTGGCGGGGCGGGACGCGATGCGCGGCTTTGCATACGCCGACAAACCCGACGTCCCCGTGACGGGCACCGACACGCTTGAGCTAGGCGGCAAGACGTTCGTCATCATGCACCCCGGCGCGCCGCATACCGCCGGCGACCTGATGGTCTGGCTGCCGGCGGCGCGCGTGCTGTTCGCGGGCGACGTCCTGATCGAAGACGGGATCACGATGATTGTCGACGGCAGCTCGCCCGCATTGCTCCAGGCGCTCGCTACGATCGACTCGCTCGACCCGAAGGTGTCGGTGCCGGGTCACGGCGCCATTCCGGCGAATCCTTTGACGCTCATCGAGAAAACGCGGGCCTACATCACGGGCCTCCGCGCCGAGATGCGGAAGGCGGTCGAGCAGAACGTGCCGATGCAACGCGCGCTTGCGGCGCTGCCGCCGCCGGACGAAACCCGTCCGGTGTCGGTCAACTCCCGCCGGCGGCGCAACGCCGTGCGGGTCTACCTGGAAATGGAAAAGGACGTTATGGGACTCGGACCGGATACGGCGCAATGA
- a CDS encoding metalloregulator ArsR/SmtB family transcription factor, giving the protein MARRLLSQEYITTAARLLGILSHETRLNLVLALAQGEASVTELCEHLSLSQSNASHHLSILRNTGLVCDARDGQFVIYRLNLDAWRALGDGFFDQLLGGLDGVRLQHFSIRRISE; this is encoded by the coding sequence ATGGCCCGGCGTCTCTTGAGCCAGGAATACATCACCACCGCCGCGCGTCTGCTCGGGATATTGAGTCACGAAACCCGGCTCAATCTGGTGCTCGCCCTGGCCCAGGGCGAAGCCAGCGTCACCGAGCTTTGCGAGCACCTCTCGCTCTCACAGAGCAACGCCAGCCACCACCTATCGATCCTCCGGAATACGGGCCTCGTGTGCGATGCGCGCGATGGCCAGTTCGTGATCTATCGCCTGAACCTCGACGCATGGCGCGCCCTCGGGGATGGGTTCTTCGACCAACTGCTCGGCGGTCTCGACGGCGTCAGGCTGCAGCACTTTAGCATCCGTAGAATCTCGGAATGA
- a CDS encoding thiosulfate oxidation carrier protein SoxY has translation MSASTTPPPDHDPFGPAPTPLPRRAFLQRAVLGALAIAGSNALTDPGRLFAAARAPLGPGTPEIPNDEVARIFRERFGNRPITRAHVQLDMPAVAEDGRVVPVIIESDIPMMPERYVKGVHLIVDHNPDPDLAAFYLTPVVGRVSLSTRIKMKRTTWVRAILETNTGELWADYAHVLVTLNGCG, from the coding sequence ATGTCGGCGAGCACCACTCCGCCGCCGGACCATGATCCATTTGGGCCGGCGCCAACCCCTCTGCCGCGCCGTGCGTTCCTCCAGCGCGCCGTGCTCGGGGCGCTTGCGATCGCCGGCTCGAATGCGCTGACGGATCCCGGCCGGCTCTTTGCGGCCGCGCGTGCGCCGCTGGGCCCCGGTACGCCTGAAATTCCCAACGACGAAGTCGCCCGCATCTTCCGGGAACGCTTTGGCAACCGGCCGATCACCCGGGCGCATGTGCAGCTCGACATGCCGGCGGTGGCCGAGGACGGACGCGTAGTGCCGGTGATCATCGAAAGCGACATCCCGATGATGCCCGAGCGGTATGTAAAGGGCGTGCACCTGATTGTCGATCACAACCCTGATCCGGACCTCGCGGCCTTCTATCTGACGCCCGTGGTCGGGCGGGTATCCCTGTCGACCCGCATCAAGATGAAGCGCACCACTTGGGTGCGGGCCATCCTCGAAACCAATACGGGCGAGCTCTGGGCGGACTATGCCCACGTACTCGTCACGTTGAACGGCTGCGGATGA
- a CDS encoding phosphatase PAP2 family protein, whose translation MAVIADGAETARDVAARAHRLRPVDAVVLGYAAATSLVALLRIGVLPRCGWVLLLNVLMALLVLLLTRRTLGPFGGVVREIYPLLLLPLLYSALGVLNGGGRLPVHDLLVQRWEAALFGGQPSRDWWRADPSRLWSTVLHAAYFSYYFIIAIPAGLLLAWRDRPGLRRFVLAVVATFVFCFLCFVLFPVAGPYYAFPRPDAAFLDNPAARLVYATLARGSSYGAAFPSSHVAASVAATFSAWAASRRLGVLVAVPAALLTVGVVYCQMHYVVDALAGLAVGSGFGLAVARRT comes from the coding sequence ATGGCTGTGATCGCGGACGGCGCGGAGACGGCCCGTGACGTGGCGGCGCGAGCGCACCGGCTCCGGCCGGTCGACGCCGTGGTGCTCGGCTATGCGGCGGCGACGTCGCTCGTTGCGCTTCTCCGGATCGGCGTGCTCCCCCGCTGCGGATGGGTGCTGCTCCTCAACGTCCTCATGGCGCTGCTCGTTCTTCTCCTCACGCGGCGGACGCTCGGTCCCTTCGGTGGCGTCGTACGCGAAATCTATCCGCTGTTGCTGCTGCCATTGCTCTACAGCGCGCTGGGTGTCCTGAACGGCGGGGGTCGCCTGCCAGTGCACGACCTCCTCGTGCAGCGCTGGGAGGCAGCGCTCTTCGGTGGCCAGCCGAGCCGCGACTGGTGGCGCGCCGACCCGAGCCGGCTCTGGTCGACGGTGCTCCACGCCGCGTATTTCAGCTACTACTTCATCATTGCGATACCGGCGGGCCTGCTCCTCGCATGGCGCGACCGCCCGGGACTCAGGCGATTCGTGCTCGCGGTCGTGGCGACGTTCGTGTTCTGCTTTCTCTGCTTCGTGCTCTTCCCGGTGGCGGGACCGTACTACGCGTTTCCACGCCCGGATGCGGCGTTCCTCGACAACCCCGCGGCGCGGCTCGTGTACGCCACGCTCGCACGCGGCAGCTCGTACGGCGCGGCGTTTCCGTCGTCGCACGTGGCGGCGAGCGTCGCGGCCACGTTTTCCGCGTGGGCTGCGTCGCGCCGGCTCGGCGTCCTGGTCGCCGTGCCGGCCGCGCTGCTCACGGTGGGAGTGGTGTACTGCCAGATGCACTATGTGGTCGACGCGCTCGCCGGGCTCGCGGTCGGGAGCGGGTTCGGACTTGCGGTCGCGCGGCGGACCTGA
- a CDS encoding NAD(P)-dependent oxidoreductase, protein MKALVTGATGFVGSHLVEALRARGADVTLLVRSPAKAGPLATLGVEIVAGGLEDGTALRQAAEGQDVIFHAAGVVAARSEAEFQRVNRDGTAAVVAAAAAGSVGRLVLVSSLAAAGPAERGHPLTGEEPPRPVTAYGRSKLAGEAVVREGRVPWTIVRPPMVYGPRDREVLKLFRLARIGIAPVFGGGEQELSAVHAADLGAALVAASTAPAERLYHVCHPETFTSGDFVKSVGATMGRRVRVIALPQLVGRALLGVTGTAARIAGQATILTADKANEFFQAAWTADPGPLTRDTGWRARYELASGLADTYRWYCAAGWL, encoded by the coding sequence ATGAAGGCGCTGGTCACGGGCGCGACCGGGTTCGTGGGGAGCCACCTGGTCGAGGCGCTCCGCGCGCGCGGCGCCGATGTGACGCTGCTGGTGCGCTCGCCGGCGAAGGCCGGCCCACTCGCGACGCTTGGCGTTGAGATCGTAGCCGGCGGTCTCGAGGATGGGACGGCCCTCCGACAGGCGGCCGAGGGTCAGGACGTGATCTTCCATGCCGCGGGGGTCGTGGCGGCCCGGAGCGAGGCGGAATTCCAGCGGGTGAACCGCGACGGCACGGCAGCGGTCGTCGCAGCCGCAGCGGCAGGGAGCGTGGGCCGACTCGTTTTGGTCTCTTCACTCGCGGCAGCCGGTCCGGCCGAGCGAGGCCATCCGCTGACCGGCGAGGAGCCGCCGCGACCGGTGACCGCCTACGGGCGCAGCAAGCTGGCTGGCGAGGCCGTGGTGCGGGAGGGTCGGGTGCCCTGGACCATCGTGCGGCCGCCGATGGTGTACGGCCCGCGCGACCGTGAAGTCCTGAAGCTCTTCCGGCTCGCCCGGATCGGAATAGCGCCGGTCTTCGGCGGAGGCGAGCAGGAGTTGAGCGCGGTGCATGCCGCCGACCTCGGCGCGGCGCTCGTGGCGGCCTCGACGGCGCCGGCTGAGCGACTCTATCATGTGTGCCATCCGGAGACCTTCACCAGCGGTGATTTCGTGAAGTCGGTCGGCGCCACCATGGGGCGGCGAGTCCGAGTCATCGCGCTGCCGCAGCTCGTCGGCCGCGCGCTCCTCGGCGTCACCGGCACCGCGGCACGCATCGCGGGGCAGGCGACGATCCTTACCGCCGATAAGGCCAATGAATTCTTTCAGGCCGCCTGGACCGCCGACCCCGGGCCCCTCACACGCGACACCGGCTGGCGTGCCCGATATGAGCTGGCCTCCGGCCTCGCAGACACGTATCGCTGGTATTGCGCGGCCGGATGGCTGTGA
- the soxZ gene encoding thiosulfate oxidation carrier complex protein SoxZ, with product MMRHDIGQARIRVPDRITKGDVIIVNAIVSHPMDTGFFRTKDGDPIPAYFINEVHVEYGGEEIAHFEWTSGISRDPLVSFTVKADREAPLAMTWKDNKGGVFKQSVNIAFTSA from the coding sequence ATGATGCGCCATGACATCGGACAGGCCCGGATCCGCGTGCCCGACCGTATCACGAAGGGCGACGTGATCATCGTGAACGCCATCGTGAGTCACCCGATGGACACGGGGTTCTTCCGCACCAAGGATGGCGACCCGATTCCCGCGTACTTCATCAACGAGGTGCACGTGGAGTACGGTGGTGAGGAGATTGCCCACTTCGAGTGGACCTCGGGAATCAGCCGCGATCCCCTCGTCAGCTTCACGGTCAAGGCAGACCGGGAAGCACCGCTCGCCATGACATGGAAGGACAACAAGGGGGGCGTGTTCAAGCAGTCCGTCAACATCGCGTTCACCTCCGCCTGA
- the nrfD gene encoding NrfD/PsrC family molybdoenzyme membrane anchor subunit, translating to MATLAPLPAIPPTHGDITRDIVATLERPNRGYVLLLFGAIGLFLVGAITFLILVKDGLGHAGYNPPIFWSVYITTFVFWIGIGHAGTLISAILFLFRSPWRTAVYRSTEAMTVFAVMTAGLFPIIHIGREWVFYWLLPYPNERFLWPNFKSPLLWDVFAISTYLTVSTLFLCYGLMPDIAAVRDKMSGWRKLIYRWTSVGWQGTDNQWRHYSRAYLYLAALATPLVLSVHSVVSWDFASALVPAWHGTIFAPYFVAGAIYSGLGMVMTLIIPLRKVLKLEHIITAYHFDNLSKLTLLTGSILFYSYSMEYFIAWYSGNPFEQTTFWLRPFGPYWWAGWTMITCNAFISQLLWFKKIRVNITALFVISIFINLGMWFERFVIIVSSLSNDFIPWAWDGMNPTWADWGILAGSFGWFGMWFLLFAKNFPIVAIQELKEMIPMPRKRGGHH from the coding sequence ATGGCTACGCTTGCACCGCTCCCGGCCATTCCGCCGACGCACGGCGACATCACCCGCGACATCGTCGCCACGCTGGAGAGGCCGAACCGCGGCTACGTCCTGCTGCTCTTCGGCGCGATCGGTCTCTTCCTCGTCGGCGCCATCACCTTCCTCATCCTGGTGAAGGACGGCCTCGGCCACGCGGGATACAATCCGCCGATCTTCTGGAGCGTCTACATCACGACGTTCGTGTTCTGGATCGGCATCGGCCACGCCGGCACGCTCATCTCCGCGATCCTGTTTCTCTTCCGCTCGCCGTGGCGCACCGCGGTCTACCGCTCCACCGAGGCAATGACGGTGTTCGCCGTCATGACGGCCGGTCTCTTCCCGATCATCCACATCGGCCGCGAGTGGGTTTTCTACTGGCTGCTGCCGTACCCCAATGAGCGGTTTCTCTGGCCCAACTTCAAGTCGCCGCTGCTGTGGGACGTGTTCGCGATCTCGACCTATCTTACGGTCTCGACGCTGTTCCTCTGCTACGGCCTGATGCCCGACATCGCCGCCGTGCGCGACAAGATGTCGGGCTGGCGCAAGCTCATCTACCGCTGGACCTCGGTGGGTTGGCAGGGCACCGACAATCAATGGCGCCACTACTCGCGGGCGTATCTCTATCTCGCCGCGCTGGCGACGCCGCTCGTGCTCTCGGTGCACTCGGTGGTATCGTGGGACTTCGCCTCCGCGCTGGTCCCCGCGTGGCACGGGACGATCTTCGCTCCCTACTTCGTGGCCGGCGCCATCTATTCGGGGCTCGGGATGGTGATGACGCTCATCATTCCGCTCCGGAAGGTGCTCAAGCTCGAGCACATCATCACGGCGTATCACTTCGACAATCTGTCCAAGCTCACGCTGCTCACCGGCTCCATCCTGTTTTACTCGTACAGTATGGAGTACTTCATCGCGTGGTACAGCGGCAATCCGTTCGAGCAGACCACCTTCTGGCTGCGCCCGTTCGGCCCCTATTGGTGGGCCGGCTGGACCATGATCACCTGCAACGCCTTCATCTCGCAGTTGCTCTGGTTCAAGAAGATCCGGGTCAACATCACCGCGCTCTTCGTCATCTCGATCTTCATTAATCTCGGGATGTGGTTCGAGCGCTTCGTGATCATCGTCTCCTCGCTCTCCAACGACTTTATCCCGTGGGCCTGGGATGGCATGAACCCCACCTGGGCCGACTGGGGCATCCTCGCCGGCTCGTTCGGGTGGTTCGGTATGTGGTTCCTCCTCTTCGCCAAGAATTTCCCCATCGTGGCGATTCAGGAGCTGAAAGAGATGATCCCGATGCCCCGGAAGCGCGGAGGGCACCACTGA
- a CDS encoding plastocyanin/azurin family copper-binding protein, translating into MRISSFAVGLAFVVAACGGEKQAANQSTTTTPPADQPAAPAPAAAGSDAPAPGGANHDVNMVLEGTTYKYVPNTLTAKPGDVITFHSVSGGAHNVQFYPDSIPANVPPQIKALAVAPLEAGGSLVNESLKTEGESFQLSLKDAPTGTYHFFCGPHHALGMVGVLTVQ; encoded by the coding sequence ATGCGCATTTCGTCCTTCGCGGTGGGGCTCGCCTTCGTGGTCGCGGCATGTGGCGGCGAGAAGCAGGCCGCCAATCAGTCGACTACCACAACTCCCCCCGCTGACCAGCCCGCCGCGCCGGCGCCGGCGGCCGCCGGCTCGGACGCCCCGGCGCCCGGAGGCGCGAACCACGACGTGAACATGGTGCTGGAGGGGACCACATACAAGTACGTCCCCAACACGCTCACGGCCAAGCCGGGCGACGTGATCACGTTTCATAGCGTGAGCGGCGGCGCACACAACGTACAGTTCTATCCTGACAGCATCCCCGCCAACGTGCCGCCGCAGATCAAGGCGCTCGCCGTGGCGCCGCTCGAGGCGGGGGGCAGCCTCGTGAACGAGTCGCTCAAGACCGAGGGTGAGTCGTTCCAGCTGTCGCTCAAGGACGCACCCACCGGCACCTACCATTTCTTCTGCGGGCCGCACCACGCGCTCGGCATGGTCGGCGTGCTGACCGTCCAATAG
- a CDS encoding pyridoxal phosphate-dependent aminotransferase family protein: protein MDTQTLQQVALFEKCRNFTKAREVQAAGLYPYFKPISESEDTVVVIEGQKRIMLGSNNYLGLTHHPQVLEAAQRALSRYGSGCTGSRFLNGTLDLHEQLEGALAEFVGKEACLVFSTGYQANLGLISGLVGRGDVVYLDKLDHASIVDGAKLSYGETERFNHGDLAALDRRLERDRSNRAAMIIVDGVYSMEGDIADLPGLVPLARKHAAALAVDDAHSLGVLGPNGDGTAAHFGMSDDVDIIAGTFSKSLASIGGFVAAPESVIHYLRHHSRPLMFTASLPPANTAGVLAALEVLQREPERREQLWKNTRRLHSGFRALGFDVGPTETPIVPVLIGPMERTFLMWRRLFDAGVFTNPVAPPAVAPTQCRLRTSLMATHTFDQIDYALETFGRIGRELGVI, encoded by the coding sequence GTGGATACACAGACGCTCCAGCAGGTCGCGCTCTTTGAGAAGTGTCGAAACTTCACCAAGGCGAGGGAGGTCCAGGCGGCCGGCCTGTACCCCTACTTCAAGCCGATTTCCGAGTCCGAGGACACGGTTGTCGTCATTGAGGGTCAGAAGCGCATCATGCTGGGCTCCAATAACTACCTCGGGCTGACTCACCATCCCCAGGTATTGGAGGCTGCGCAGCGTGCCCTTTCTCGCTACGGCTCGGGATGCACGGGCAGCCGCTTTCTGAACGGGACGCTCGATCTGCATGAGCAGCTCGAGGGCGCCCTGGCCGAATTCGTCGGCAAGGAGGCGTGCCTCGTCTTCTCCACCGGCTACCAAGCCAATCTGGGCCTCATCTCGGGGCTCGTGGGACGCGGCGACGTGGTCTATCTCGACAAGCTGGACCACGCCTCGATCGTGGATGGCGCCAAGCTCTCCTACGGCGAGACTGAGCGCTTCAACCATGGCGATCTGGCCGCGCTAGACCGCCGGCTCGAGCGCGATCGCTCCAATCGCGCGGCAATGATCATCGTGGACGGCGTCTATTCGATGGAGGGCGACATCGCCGACCTGCCGGGTCTCGTTCCACTCGCCCGGAAGCACGCCGCCGCCCTCGCGGTGGACGACGCGCACTCGCTCGGCGTGCTCGGGCCCAACGGCGACGGTACCGCGGCCCACTTCGGCATGAGCGACGATGTCGACATCATCGCCGGCACATTCTCCAAGTCCCTGGCGTCGATCGGGGGATTTGTCGCGGCACCGGAGAGCGTCATCCACTATCTGCGCCACCACAGCCGTCCGCTCATGTTCACGGCATCCCTCCCGCCCGCCAACACCGCTGGCGTCCTGGCGGCGCTCGAAGTCCTGCAACGGGAGCCGGAACGGCGCGAGCAGCTCTGGAAGAATACCCGCCGCCTGCACAGCGGCTTCCGCGCGCTCGGCTTCGACGTGGGCCCCACCGAGACGCCGATCGTCCCGGTGCTGATCGGCCCCATGGAGCGCACGTTCCTCATGTGGCGGCGCCTGTTCGATGCCGGCGTATTCACGAATCCGGTGGCACCGCCGGCGGTCGCGCCGACCCAGTGCCGGCTTCGTACCAGCCTCATGGCGACGCACACGTTCGATCAGATCGATTACGCCCTCGAGACCTTCGGCCGCATCGGACGGGAGCTGGGCGTCATCTGA
- a CDS encoding cytochrome c → MPRRERRAGFTLALAVASIAATGCDWYYNKLPSPDDVMHAIPWFDHMIYQKSVTPYGRADVPRYTVPGTVPINGGEPDWGAEWAGGKTTTADTLTNPTKPGAPAPTPPPYNPSVPQIPADFAARGDTLFHTYCSVCHGQGGAGDGLVGRKIGAPSLLTAHARGLSDGYIYSMIRYGRGLMPRYGDKIYDPHDRWAIVDHVRALQAAAPAPPAPASPAPRGPR, encoded by the coding sequence ATGCCACGGCGTGAGCGTCGTGCGGGGTTCACGCTCGCGCTGGCGGTGGCGTCGATCGCCGCGACCGGTTGCGACTGGTACTACAACAAGCTGCCGTCGCCCGACGACGTTATGCACGCCATTCCCTGGTTCGACCACATGATCTATCAGAAGTCGGTGACGCCGTACGGCCGCGCCGACGTGCCGCGCTACACGGTGCCCGGCACGGTGCCGATCAACGGCGGAGAGCCGGACTGGGGAGCCGAGTGGGCGGGAGGCAAGACGACAACCGCCGATACGCTCACGAACCCGACGAAACCCGGCGCGCCGGCGCCCACGCCGCCGCCGTACAATCCCAGCGTCCCGCAGATCCCGGCCGATTTCGCCGCCCGCGGCGACACGCTGTTCCATACGTATTGCTCGGTTTGTCACGGCCAGGGCGGGGCGGGGGATGGGCTGGTGGGGCGGAAGATCGGCGCGCCGTCGCTCCTCACCGCGCACGCCCGTGGCCTGAGCGACGGCTACATCTACAGCATGATCCGCTACGGGCGCGGTCTCATGCCGCGCTACGGCGACAAGATCTACGATCCGCACGACCGCTGGGCCATTGTTGACCACGTGCGCGCCTTGCAGGCGGCGGCACCGGCGCCGCCTGCGCCCGCTTCGCCCGCGCCGCGAGGGCCGCGCTGA
- a CDS encoding DUF3341 domain-containing protein, which produces MGFPLLPRALNPFALMRGPRTLTPGVLASFDHIDAAIDAIHALRAQGHRRLTVYSASPNHELEEALEAPVSSVRLFTLFGGLAGLTGGFGMTIWMNMDWPTLVGGKAVAAVPAFVAIGFELTVLIGSLATILGVLLLVLAQGQRGVLYDERFSDDRVGVFVAADAAHARPIEQLFRNAGAVEVRHATA; this is translated from the coding sequence ATGGGCTTCCCGCTCCTGCCGAGGGCGCTCAACCCGTTTGCGCTCATGCGCGGGCCGCGCACGCTCACGCCCGGAGTCCTGGCTTCGTTCGATCACATCGACGCGGCCATCGACGCCATCCACGCCCTCCGGGCCCAGGGCCACCGGCGGCTCACCGTCTACTCCGCGAGCCCCAACCACGAGTTGGAGGAGGCGCTCGAGGCGCCGGTAAGCTCGGTGCGCCTGTTCACCCTGTTCGGCGGTCTGGCCGGGCTCACCGGCGGCTTCGGGATGACCATCTGGATGAACATGGATTGGCCGACGCTCGTCGGTGGCAAGGCCGTCGCCGCGGTGCCCGCCTTCGTTGCGATCGGGTTCGAGCTGACGGTGCTCATCGGGTCGCTCGCCACGATCCTCGGCGTCCTGCTGCTGGTGCTGGCACAGGGCCAGCGAGGCGTCCTCTACGACGAGCGCTTCAGTGACGACCGCGTCGGCGTCTTCGTGGCCGCCGACGCGGCACATGCCCGCCCCATCGAACAGCTCTTCCGGAACGCCGGTGCCGTGGAGGTCCGCCATGCCACGGCGTGA
- a CDS encoding sigma-70 family RNA polymerase sigma factor: MSDEFEALYESTYTAVVRFLYRKVWDAERAEDLAQEVFVRMLTHRPEKPRAWLFAVAANLARDEARAAVRRRRHLTLLKSDPVAMPSRAPSADEQMERDEELMLVHDALEVLTPRDREILLLWDAGLSYPEIADQTGLALGAVGTTLARARKRLVAAHGRQGAGGHVAHS, encoded by the coding sequence GTGAGCGACGAGTTCGAAGCGCTATACGAATCCACCTACACGGCGGTGGTCCGGTTTCTCTACCGGAAGGTCTGGGACGCCGAGCGGGCAGAGGATCTGGCCCAGGAGGTGTTCGTGCGCATGCTGACGCACCGGCCCGAAAAGCCGAGGGCGTGGCTCTTCGCGGTGGCCGCAAACCTCGCACGGGACGAGGCGCGAGCGGCGGTCCGCCGCCGGCGTCACCTCACGCTGCTCAAGAGCGATCCCGTGGCGATGCCGTCGCGCGCGCCGTCGGCCGATGAGCAGATGGAGCGCGACGAGGAGCTGATGCTGGTGCACGATGCGCTCGAGGTGCTCACGCCGCGAGATCGCGAGATCCTGCTGCTATGGGACGCGGGGCTCAGCTACCCCGAAATCGCCGACCAGACCGGCCTCGCACTCGGCGCGGTCGGCACCACGCTGGCCCGCGCACGGAAGCGGTTGGTGGCCGCGCACGGCCGACAGGGAGCAGGTGGGCATGTTGCACATTCCTGA